In one Lolium rigidum isolate FL_2022 chromosome 3, APGP_CSIRO_Lrig_0.1, whole genome shotgun sequence genomic region, the following are encoded:
- the LOC124702157 gene encoding protein disulfide isomerase-like 5-1 — protein sequence MDPALRRRSRLPIHLLVVAVAVLALLAARSGAEVITLTEETFSDKIKEKDTVWFVQFCVPWCKHCKSLGTLWEDLGKVIEGTDEIEVGKVDCGASKPVCSKVDIHSYPTFKVFYDGEEVAKYKGPRDVEALKNFVLNEAEKAGEAAHQDEL from the exons ATGGATCCGGCTCTTCGCCGCCGCTCCCGCCTCCCCATCCACCTACTGGTGGTGGCCGTCGCGGTACTCGCGCTCCTGGCCGCGCGATCGGGCGCCGAGGTCATCACCCTCACCGAGGAGACCTTCTCCGACAAG ATAAAGGAGAAGGACACGGTGTGGTTTGTGCAGTTCTGCGTCCCTTGGTGTAAACACTG CAAGAGCCTAGGAACACTTTGGGAGGACCTGGGGAAAGTTATCGAAGGTACGGACGAAATCGAGGTCGGGAAAGTTGACTGTGGTGCGAGCAAACCAGTATGCTCGAAGGTGGACATTCATTCTTACCCAACGTTCAAGGTGTTTTACGATGGCGAAGAGGTTGCGAAATATAAAG GACCTAGGGACGTGGAGGCTCTCAAGAATTTTGTGCTGAATGAAGCTGAGAAAGCAGGAGAGGCAGCGCATCAAGATGAGCTTTAG
- the LOC124702156 gene encoding uncharacterized protein LOC124702156 produces MAAATTMTWHEELATLVGDAAPASAAPPNSARGWYGNDEDDEGEPKPEEGWAQQAKGFAQSTAEMLRELGLGVWDVAAQSLAGAEDSDLARRLRRPAAAAGKRLRFMNEFLPEDRDPARCWAVVAAVAFVALLVLGLGSVDDTPTPVEQPKKLYISPPNAKRFQLPDGRHLAYEEKGISADRARFSLIAPHSFLSSRLAGIPGISTSLLEEFGARLVTYDLPGFGESDPHPGRNLNSSALDMLHLADALGVVDKFWVVGYSGGGMHAWSALRYIPDRVAGAAMFAPMANPYDSKMSKDEKRKIWDRWSTKRKLMHILARRFPSLLRLFYHRSFLSGKQGQPESWLSLSLGKKDKTLLEAPMFNAFWEKDVAESVRQADAQPFVEEAVMQVSDWGFSLSDIQMQKKEDQGLFELIMSLFSHTEREWVGFLGPIHIWQGMDDRVVPPSATEFVRRMVPGATVHKLLDEGHFSYFCFCDECHRQIFSTLFGTPQGPIDPVPETNEATPEPAEETTTAYEEEAAEQEQEPTGSA; encoded by the exons atggcggcggcgacgacgatgacgtgGCACGAGGAGCTGGCCACGCTCGTCGGCGACGCGGCGCCGGCATCAGCGGCGCCGCCCAATTCGGCCCGCGGCTGGTACGgcaacgacgaggacgacgagggggagccgaagccggaggagGGGTGGGCGCAGCAGGCCAAGGGGTTCGCGCAGTCCACGGCCGAGATGCTGCGGGAGCTGGGGCTCGGCGTGTGGGACGTGGCCGCGCAGAGCCTCGCCGGCGCCGAGGACAGCGACCTCGcgcgccgcctgcgccgccccgccgccgccgccggcaagcgcCTCCGCTTCATGAACGAGTTCCTCCCCGAGGACCGCGACCCCGCCCGGTGCtgggccgtcgtcgccgccgtcgccttcgTCGCGCTCCTCG TATTAGGTCTGGGAAGCGTCGATGATACCCCAACCCCAGTAGAGCAACCAAAGAAACTCTACATAAGCCCCCCGAATGCTAAAAGGTTTCAACTTCCTGATGGACGGCATCTGGCTTATGAAGAAAAAGGAATTTCTGCTGACAGGGCAAGATTTTCACTGATTGCTCCCCATTCTTTTCTTTCGTCAAGGCTAGCAG GAATCCCTGGGATCAGCACATCACTTCTAGAGGAATTTGGGGCACGACTTGTGACCTATGATCTTCCTGGTTTTGGTGAAAGTGATCCTCATCCAGGCCGAAATCTCAATTCTTCTGCATTGGACATGCTTCATTTGGCCGACGCCCTCGGGGTTGTGGACAAGTTCTGGGTTGTAGGCTATTCTGGAGGTGGCATGCATGCTTGGAGTGCTCTTCGCTACATTCCTGACCGAGTGGCAG GTGCAGCAATGTTCGCCCCTATGGCAAATCCATATGACTCCAAGATGAGCAAAGATGAGAAGCGTAAAATATGGGACAGGTGGTCAACTAAAAGGAAACTAATGCACATTTTAGCTCGGAGGTTCCCATCACTATTGCGCCTCTTCTATCATCGGAGCTTCCTTTCTGGAAAGCAAGGACAGCCTGAGAGTTGGTTATCACTGTCGCTGGGAAAGAAG GATAAAACTTTACTGGAAGCTCCTATGTTCAATGCATTCTGGGAAAAGGATGTTGCAGAGTCTGTGCGCCAGGCAGATGCGCAACCATTTGTAGAGGAAGCTGTGATGCAAGTATCTGATTGGGGTTTCAGCCTGTCCGACATTCAAATGCAGAAGAAAGAGGACCAGGGATTATTTGAATTGATCATGTCTCTGTTCAGCCACACTGAACGAGAGTGGGTGGGATTTCTGGGCCCAATACACATATGGCAG GGAATGGATGATCGGGTGGTGCCTCCGTCAGCGACCGAGTTTGTCCGGAGGATGGTTCCAGGAGCCACGGTTCACAAGCTCCTCGACGAAGGCCACTTCTCGTACTTCTGTTTCTGCGATGAGTGCCACAGGCAGATATTCTCCACCCTGTTCGGCACTCCGCAGGGCCCTATCGACCCCGTACCTGAAACCAATGAAGCGACCCCAGAACCCGCAGAAGAAACAACAACAGCATATGAAGAAGAAGCTGCGGAACAGGAGCAAGAACCAACAGGCTCAGCCTGA
- the LOC124702155 gene encoding elongation factor 1-alpha — MGKEKVHINIVVIGHVDSGKSTTTGHLIYKLGGIDKRVIERFEKEAAEMNKRSFKYAWVLDKLKAERERGITIDIALWKFETTKYYCTVIDAPGHRDFIKNMITGTSQADCAVLIIDSTTGGFEAGISKDGQTREHALLAFTLGVKQMICCCNKMDATTPKYSKSRYEEIVKEVSSYLKKVGYNPEKVPFVPISGFEGDNMIERSTNLDWYKGPTLLEALDQINEPKRPSDKPLRLPLQDVYKIGGIGTVPVGRVETGTIKPGMVVTFGPTGLTTEVKSVEMHHESLLEALPGDNVGFNVKNVAVKDLKRGFVASNSKDDPAKEAASFTSQVIIMNHPGQIGNGYAPVLDCHTSHIAVKFAELVTKIDRRSGKEIEKEPKFLKNGDAGIVKMIPTKPMVVETFATYPPLGRFAVRDMRQTVAVGVIKGVEKKDPTGAKVTKAAAKKK; from the exons ATGGGTAAGGAGAAGGTTCACATCAACATTGTGGTCATTGGCCATGTCGACTCTGGAAAGTCGACCACCACTGGCCACCTGATTTACAAGCTTGGAGGAATTGACAAGCGTGTCATCGAGAGGTTTGAGAAGGAAGCCGCTGAGATGAACAAGAGGTCTTTCAAGTATGCGTGGGTGCTTGACAAGCTCAAGGCCGAGCGTGAGAGGGGTATCACAATCGATATCGCTCTCTGGAAGTTCGAGACAACCAAGTACTACTGCACGGTCATTGATGCCCCTGGTCACCGTGACTTCATCAAGAACATGATCACTGGTACCTCCCAGGCTGACTGCGCTGTTCTCATCATTGACTCCACCACTGGTGGTTTTGAGGCTGGTATCTCCAAGGATGGACAGACCCGTGAGCACGCTCTCCTTGCTTTCACCCTTGGTGTGAAGCAGATGATCTGCTGCTGCAACAAG ATGGATGCCACCACTCCCAAGTACTCGAAGAGCCGTTATGAAGAAATTGTGAAGGAAGTCTCATCCTACCTGAAGAAGGTTGGCTACAACCCTGAGAAGGTCCCATTTGTCCCCATCTCTGGTTTTGAGGGTGACAACATGATCGAGAGGTCCACCAACCTTGACTGGTACAAGGGCCCAACCTTGCTTGAGGCTCTTGACCAGATCAACGAGCCCAAGAGGCCCTCAGACAAGCCCCTGCGTCTTCCCCTTCAGGACGTTTACAAGATTGGTGGCATTGGAACTGTGCCTGTTGGCCGTGTTGAGACTGGTACCATCAAGCCAGGCATGGTGGTCACCTTTGGTCCCACTGGTCTGACCACTGAGGTCAAGTCTGTTGAGATGCACCATGAGTCTCTCCTGGAGGCGCTCCCTGGTGACAATGTTGGCTTCAATGTCAAGAATGTTGCTGTGAAGGATCTCAAGCGTGGGTTTGTGGCATCCAACTCCAAGGATGACCCTGCCAAGGAGGCTGCCAGTTTcacctcccaggtcatcatcatGAACCACCCTGGTCAGATCGGCAATGGCTACGCCCCAGTGCTTGACTGCCACACCTCGCACATTGCTGTCAAGTTTGCTGAGCTGGTCACCAAGATTGACAGACGATCTGGTAAGGAGATTGAGAAGGAGCCCAAGTTCCTGAAGAATGGTGATGCTGGTATTGTGAAGATGATTCCCACCAAGCCCATGGTCGTTGAGACCTTCGCCACTTACCCTCCTCTTGGTCGCTTTGCTGTGCGTGACATGAGACAAACAGTTGCTGTTGGTGTCATCAAGggtgtggagaagaaggacccaACCGGTGCCAAGGTGACCAAGGCTGCTGCCAAGAAGAAGTGA
- the LOC124695339 gene encoding uncharacterized protein LOC124695339: protein MIVALLFQASSHPVSRNGIAFVLWPFRFLMYAVVNLGQVLIAKYISLTLADLELFPAQLLHSTSLVAPRRSEQDEQPRDRGTESTETERLVCSSPASAAPQLRGNSSSSPPAAGLLCPNLAGYGAPPATARRRPALPLLQKPARRRTTAVTLQRSNSAMNATQRVDPKIAQQASQFKRWGRKHPFVRYGLPLISLTVFGAVGLGHLIQGGKEVTKEKEDIEWEVVETTKALSRTGPVEGAYKPKNLSLEDELKALQQKVDINSYDYKRIPKPNENK from the exons ATGATAGTGGCCTTGCTGTTCCAGGCTTCCAGCCATCCTGTTTCCAGAAATGGTATTGCTTTCGTGTTGTGGCCTTTCCGATTCCTGATGTACGCCGTGGTTAATCTGGGTCAGGTTCTGATTGCGAAATATATTTCGCTCACTCTTGCGGACTTGGAACTGTTTCCTGCACAACTCTTGCATTCGACGAGCCTCGTGGCTCCCCGGCGGTCAGAACAGGACGAG CAACCAAGGGACCGAGGCACCGAGTCGACGGAGACCGAGCGTCTCGTCTGCTCGTCTCCTGCTTCCGCCGCCCCCCAACTCCGCGGCAACTCCTCTTCGTCTCCCCCGGCCGCGGGCCTTCTCTGCCCTAATCTCGCCGGATACGGCGCTCCGCCGGCAACCGCTCGCCGCAGGCCCGCACTACCTCTGCTCCAGAAGCCAGCTCGCCGCCGCACCACTGCAG TTACCTTGCAAAGGTCAAATTCCGCGATGAATGCGACTCAGAGAGTTGACCCTAAGATTGCTCAACAAGCCTCACAATTCAAACGATGGGGGCGGAAACATCCATTTGTTCGATATGGTCTTCCACTCATTTCTTTGACAGTGTTTGGTGCGGTCGGTCTAGGTCATCTTATACAGGGAGG caaagaGGTAACAAAGGAAAAGGAGGATATAGAATGGGAGGTCGTAGAGACAACAAAAGCTCTGAGCCGAACAGGGCCTGTGGAAGGGGCCTATAAGCCTAAGAACCTCTCACTCGAGGATGAACTGAAG GCTTTGCAGCAAAAGGTGGACATAAACAGCTACGACTACAAGAGAATTCCGAAACCAAATGAAAATAAGTGA